aggtcaggagttcgagatcagcctggtcaatgtggtgaaaccctgtctctactaaaaatacaaaaatgagctgggcatggtggtgggtgcctgtaatcccagctactcgggaggctgaggcaggagaatcgcttggacccacgaggcggaggttgcagtgaaccaagatcgagccattgcacgttgcactccagcctgggaaacaaagtgagactccatttcaaaacagaaaaaaaaaattcatttttaaatccgTCATATTACCATTATACTTTCTATCTTGAATACCTGTTAGTTTTATCATATTGTATATTTTACTCTTTGAATAGTAATTTGATATTAATATGAGCCATAGGATGCTCTAACATTTAGAAAAGTTATTTTGTCCCTTGCCCTCATTGATATGTTTGATCTGTTTTAGGATGAAGTAAGGGAAAATATTGCTCGTGGAATGGCAATTTTAGGTCCAACGTTTACCCTCGATGCTCTTGTTGAATGTCTTGTGATTGGAGTTGGTACCATGTCAGGTTTGTAGGCaatttttgccatattttaaaataggtatgtcactaaagaggaaaaagaacatcttggatttgtattatttattgttaaattctgacttttaaattactcttaaaattttttattatatttgtgatatttttgttcatttgctttcttttgtttggttttttaaccAACATTACGTTCCAAGGTTGGTCTGCAAGACACCTTCTAGGCCCTGCTATTACTTAGACTCAAGTGGTGActtggttttttgtgttttaattatctGTATGGAGAAAAGAGTCAGGAATTGGACAGATCTGAGTAAGATTCACCTAATAAGGTGATTGGAAATATTTAATCCAATAGTAAGCAGTACATCTCAACAAGCACCCAGCATTAGCTTCAACACGTTTCTTCATTCTTAATTTGGATAGTAGAGAATTAGATATTAATATCAAACATAGGACTTCATTATGTAGAATAAAAATTACAGCCTGGCATGGAAATTTGCCAGAAGAAATATATTATGCTGTGTGAAGGTCTCCTAATCATTAGGACTATATTTTATGGCTTTCTCATAAAGACCATACTTAGTTAACTACTGTGTATTTCCTGGTACCTTAGAGCCCTCAATGAGATGCCTCATTCTTTCAGAAGTAAATTATCTAACTTTTAAGGGTGTAAATTATTGTCGTTAGTTTAGGCCTTTTCAGtggatagtattttaaaaatgtaatattgctTCTAACTTTCTGAGAGTAaattattatttagttatttcttcttttattcaacaaagattttatttagcagataaaatattttttaattttaaaaatttacttaccttaaaatttacttttgggAGTACAATTTTATGAGTTTTGATAATGACATAGTCATGTAACCACCACTACACTCAAGAAAAAGTGTTGATAAGGTGAAAATGTACTTGTATGATTTTATTCAAGCAAAAGAATATGTGAGGAGAGAATTTGCCAGGAAGTAATAGTTGGGCCATGAAACCATGGggttatttattgaaataataatgatgTGAAAAGCAGTTGGGCGATGAGTTTTGTCATGATATGGTCAGAGAAGTAGACAAAGGAAGTGATTAGATTTGTGGTTGGAGAAGGCAGTGAGACATTTACAGCTATACAGAAATGGTGTAATTAGAGATTTGGGTTAGGGTAGAAAAGGACAGATTTAACACATAGTAACTTGGAAGTAACCCTTTGAAAAAGCCCGtacaaaaagtagaaagtctTAGCTTCTTGGATACATGTGGATTGGTGCTGTTTCTTTGTGTATAGAGAGACTTATCTGGGGACACAGTAAGGAAGAATGCCTGGAGAGCATATGGCAACAAGATGAGTGAATATTGTGCAGAGAGAAATAGTAGATAGTCAAGTCATGAAAGCATTGGTCAAGTATGGTTTTGATGGCCTCAAGTTTGTAAAGATATTCAGTTaccatttaaaatgtagtttgatttataatgcttttgtTATTGTGATTGTGTAGCCTCTTGAATTTCCACATTTGAGGGTAattgtggaatttaaaaaaatacaatatatgctTGTTCTAGTCAGTCAAATGATATCttaaaatttaggaaataaaatacaactttgaGTTTTTGTGAGCAGTTTTTATAGGacaatttaaatttatgtttcaaaGCATTGTTATGTTTGacatcagaaatattttatattatgctcaagtttatttgtaaagtgagagagaaagatttgGTGGTAATCTAAGGTCTTTCAGCCTCTATAATTTGGTTGTTTTCTATTTGAGATTACCAAATGATACCTTAAGCATTTTGTAGTGGaatatgtttgttaatttttaatcttgAGTTGCCATTTTGTATTATATCATTTTCCaaacagatcaatgaaataaccaaaattataaGAACTTCAGTAGCCATCATAGAGGTTATATTGAAATTAGAGTTTGTTGgtacacaaaaaataattattttgatctTATATCAGGACTGGCATAACTGGCAGGatattccacttatataaaaaaTCCTTGGTTAATTGGCAAATTGCTTTTCTCCTAACAAGTGGGATTAGATCAATAGTGTAACTGGGGTTTTGCTCCATTAGAGTAGCCTGCGCTCTCCTTATTTCATAACAAGGCACTACTGCTTGACAAAAAGGAATTGGAAACACATATGTTTATGTTGTGTATTAAACACTACCATTCTGCCTGGCATTATGATACTGGGGACATGGGAGAAGGCAAGAGCTTTGCCCTTGAGGGACTTAGAGTTCTGTACTTATTCCTGCTGTCCCCTAAGGCTTGGCATCACCTCTGAGTTGCTAATTCTATTTCCAGTAAATGGCAAGGAGCTTAATGTATTgatgttttcatgtatttgtctACCTGCAGGAAGGCAAATATATCCTTGTGATACATGCAGCATCAAAAATACATACACTTAACTAgttatatctttaatttttctctaaccAGGGGTTCGTCAGCTTGAAATTATGTGCTGCTTTGGCTGCATGTCAGTTCTTGCCAACTACTTCGTGTTCATGACTTTCTTCCCAGCTTGTGTGTCCTTGGTATTAGAGGTAAGACCAGTTCTTACATATGGCACTAGTAGAAGAGTAGTATTTCTGCTTACATCAGTTTACCTGAACAGAATCAATACCTTCTAATGTCACACTGACTTAATTTGTAGCTTTCTCGGGAAAGCCGCGAGGGTCGTCCAATTTGGCAGCTCAGCCATTTTGCCCGAgttttagaagaagaagaaaataagccaAACCCTGTAACTCAGAGGGTCAAGATGATTATGGTAATGACAtagttttcttctccttttagTATCCTCACTtccaatctcattctttttaagatttattattttctacaatttttgGCCCATTCAATGATATTGCAcccccttcttcctttttttcttaatgtgttcATTTCTTTGAGGCTCCTGGTCTTTATTAGCCCCTCTCTCCTAAACAAACTTTTTAAGTTCCTCCACCTTATCTCCCTTTGAAAGCCTGTTCTTTGGGATGTTTTCAGTAGTTCAGGGGGGTCACTACTTTATTTAGTTGCATAGCAAACttggggctttttttttcatggtaaGAGGAAGCTATGAGAGATAATGGCTGGTTGTCTGTTTGCTAGGGATAAGACATTTAAGTTCTGTTGATATGCAGAggacacattatttttaaaattttatttcagtctcTAGGCTTGGTTCTTGTTCATGCTCACAGTCGCTGGATAGCTGATCCTTCTCCTCAAAACAGTACAGCAGATACTTCTAAGGTTTCTTTAGGACTGGATGAAAATGTGTCTAAGAGAATTGAACCAAGTGTTTCCCTCTGGCAATTTTATCTCTCTAAGTAAGTTAACTGAAATCTACTTTGTGATATATTAATCATAGTACTCTATGCTAATACAAGTTTAGATTGTATCCTTTACgtttctgaataatattttaatttgctttattttatttagaatgatCAGCATGGATATTGAACAAGTTATTACCCTAAGTTTAGCTCTCCTTCTGGCTGTCAAGTACATCTTCTTTGAACAAGCAGAGACAGAATCTACACTCTCGTTAAAAAACCCTATCACATCTCCTGTAGTGACACAAAAGAAAGTCCCAGACAACTGTTGTAGACGTGAACCTGTGCTGGTCAGAAATAACCAGAAATGTGATTCAATAGAGGAAGAGACAGGGGTAAACCGAGAAAGAAAAGGTAACTTGTTATTCTCTTCACTTTCAGTCCTTCATTGCTTCTTCAAAAAGTAGTCTGTTTTCAAAATTATGTGCCGTGTTGTGAGATTTCTTTTGATCTCTTGAACAGTTGAGGTTATAAAACCCTTGGTGGCTGAAACAGATACCCCAAACAAAGCTACATTTGTAGTTGGTAACTCCTCCTTACTTGATACTTCATCAGTACTGGTGACACAGGAACCTGAAATTGAACTTCCCGGGGAACCTCGGCCTAACGAAGAATGTCTACAGATACTTGGGAATGCAGAGGTGAGGACGATACATAAACTCCAACGTGGCATTTTTCATTACAAAGGAGCtttttcaaggaagaaaaatctAGTATCTGCTGAACACTACAGCTAAGTTCTGGGCACCATGTAACATAACTAACAGATactatcttctttctttatttcccacAATCTTGAGAGGTAGGTAGAATTATCTGTTTTTTAGATGAGAACGTTGAGGCTCCAGTATGTTTAATTTCCCCGAGTAGTACATCTAGGAAATGGTAAAGCTCATAGCAGGGTCCAAGATTTTCTGACTCCAGAGTCAAAACTCTTTCTAGTTTATTACTGTTTATCATAGAGATGAGCGACTGCTGTATTCTCATAGGTGTGTTGAGGCCTAGAAAGAGTTTAACACAGAGACAAGTTTCAAAGATAgaagaaagtttttgttttattttgtaagctTGATACCCATGAGGaagcttgcttttgtttttgagatttgaaCAGGGTCTTCTACCTACATGACCATATCAATCTACTCATGCTTTCATGCATATAATCATGTTCCATCCATGTCTGCTTAATATggttaattctttcttttaaatatattttaatacatttattggtaaaatgtaatttttcaccagttttattgaggtatacttgacaaatgaaattttattttattattattattattttgggagacagagtgtcactctgtcacccaggctggagtatagtggcaccatcttggctcactgcaacctccacctcccaggttcaagtgattcttgtgtatCAGCTGGgatcccgagtaactgggattacaggcatgtgccaccatgtctggctagtttttgtatttgtagcagacatggggtttcaccatgttggccaggctggtctcaaactcctggcctcaagtggtctgcctgccatggcctcccaaagtgctgggattacaggcatgagccactgcacacccgGCCTACATTCTTTAATCATATACTTTTTAGCTGAACTTAGTCATTGTTCTTTAAACACAGTTCCCAACTCTGGGTTTCTATTGTTTTTGTCATCTGACGTGCCTCCCCATCTCCAGGTGCTCACACCTTCAGGGCAAATGCTAGCACCTATGAAATCTATCTCAATTCTGCCAAACAGAAGTAACCTTTCTTTTCTGAAGCATCCTTTATATAGAGACTGCATTTTTAATGGCAGTTGTACTTTGTTGCTTATATCATATTTAGATGAATATCTCCATTATTAGAAATCAGGCTCTTAGAAGGCTAAGTCCATGTCTTGAGAAGGCTTTGGATTtcataggtgctcagtaaactttaagagaatgaatgaatttgcACTGACAATACATAAACCAGCTAATGTTTATCTTactattcttttgaaaaattagacTAATATTAGTGTTTGCAGAGATCCTTGAATAAACCCACAGGTAGTAGTCACAAAAGTGAATTACTGGTGCCAGTTTTGTGGAGAGTGGTgattgtgaatgtgtgtgtatatatgtgtgtatgcatatgtttgTATATCACCACCACAAGCAGAGTCAAGAGACAGCTAAtaaactaagagaaaatattggcaatttATATTTAAAGGCTAAAGGGCTAATCtgtaatatataaagagctcctgCAAATTGATGAGACtaaatttttatctcattttttaaaagcagataatATAATCAGTCTATTGTCAGGAAAAAAGTACATATGGCTCTTAAAAATGTGAGAAGGTGATTAACTTCATcctaagagaaatgcaaattaaaattatacttgaGATATTTTCACTCATCAGATTGGCAATAATCCCAAAGTTTAATAACATACTCTATTGAGGTTGTCGGGAGAagtcttttctggtttttttttttgttgtgttgttgtttgtttcttttgagaaggagttttgctgttgttgcccaggctggagtgcaacggcgtgatcttggctcaccgcaacctctgcctcccaggttcaattgattctcctgtctcagcctcccaagtagatggggttacaggcatgcgccaccatgcctggctaattttttatttttagtagagacgggtttctccatgtttgtcaggctggtctcgaactctggacctcaggtgatctgcccgtcttggcctcccaaggtgctgggattagcaggcatgagccactgccccaacCTGGAAAGGTCTTTTCTTACGTTGGTGGTGAGAAGCAATTGGACAGTGTTaattcaaattaataaatttgtaaaaagtataaacatttaTAAGATTATAAATGTTCATACCCTTTGGCCCAACACTTGTGTGaatttatacccatatatatgtgtgtgtgtgtgtgtgtgtgtgtgtgtgtgtatatatatgtgtgtgtgtgtgtgtgtgtgtgtgtgtatttataatcATGCATAAAAATCTCTGGATGGATACACAATAAAACAGTGGTACCTATTTATGTGTAGGTAGCAAAGAACTGGGCAGATGGTAGACAGAGATGGGATGAAGACTTTTTGTTATATCTcttttaatatttagtttttaaaccaTGTGCATATCTTGCCTGTTCaggatattaaaaatagaaagtttacTAGAGTTTAAACAATAGCGGTTACATCTGACACACACTTGAAACCTTGctaaattcacatttatttttctttttatggtgtATTAGCGCAAGCCTGTCTTTGTATTGTAAAATCTAATGATAtggtatttatgttatttttgtttggcatttttgtattaaaatgaaTTGTTATTTTGCggaggtatctttttttttttttttttttttttttttttgatatggagtcttactctgtcgcccaggctggagtgcagtggccggatctcagctcactgcaagctccgcctcccgggtttacgccattctcctgcctcagcctcccgagtagctgggactacaggcgcccgccacctcgcccggctagttttttgtattttttagtagagacggggtttcaccgtgttagccaggatggtctcgatctcctgacctcgtgatccgcccgtctcgacttcccaaagtgctgggattacaggcttgagccaccgcgcccggccccggaggtatcttttatttaaaaactacagtgatttaatttaaaaattacattattttaacttAGCATTGTTTATATTAAATGGTTTATAACATGAAATACAGTCCTTCAAGCCTTctgtttcatctctctctctaaccccaatttcatttttttctccatttctttagaaAGGTGCAAAATTCCTTAGTGATGCTGAGATCATCCAGTTAGTGAATGCTAAGCATATCCCAGCCTACAAGTTGGAAACTCTGATGGAAACTCATGAGCGTGGTGTATCTATTCGCCGACAGTTACTTTCCAAAAAGCTTTCAGAACCTTCTTCTCTGCAGTACCTACCTTACAGGGATTATAATTACTCCTTGGTATGTTGTTTTCTTGATTAAGAGAAGTTTgctttgtatgtttttaatttttttcttttcttgattagtTTCATGTATGTACAtagttttataaaacattttccttttaaatcattttaccctaattttttattctgcttATGATGTAGgtcatagaaattaaaaatatttttcctgtttttatagtCATTACTCAaagattttagtattttaaacactttttaaaggtaaattaaaaattttgtttaaaaagaatacatacaggccgggcgcggtggctcaagcctgtaatcccagcactttgggaggccgagacgggcggatcacgaggtcaggagatcgagaccatcctggctaacacgatgaaaccccgtctctactaaaaaatacaaaaaactagctgggcgaggtggcgggcgcctgtagtcccagctactcgggaggttgaggcaggagaatggcgtaaacccgggaggcggagcttgcagtgagctgagatccggccactgcactccagcctgggcgacagagcgagactccgtctcaaaaaaaaaaaaaaaaagaatacgtacATACTAAAGGATTATGTTTGAAGATAGTTATTAATGACAAGTTGAGATGAGTTTTTGTGCATTTTACTATATAGATTTTCATTTGGTGCCTGACTTTACCTTGTAGGTGATGGGAGCTTGTTGTGAGAATGTTATTGGATATATGCCCATCCCTGTTGGAGTAGCAGGACCCCTTTGCTTGGATGGAAAAGAATTTCAGGTTCCAATGGCAACAACAGAAGGTTGTCTTGTGGCCAGCACCAATAGAGGCTGCAGAGCAATAGATGTAAGTTGGCATTTATATATTTGccagttttaaaatacatcatgGGCAAGACAATGAGAAGAGTTTTAAGGACAATTAGTTGATACCTTTTAGGTCAAGCATGAGCATTTTTGGGTAACATGTGCTTGCTTCTCTAACATATACTGTGTAGCTTGGTGGAGGTGCCAGCAGCCGAGTCCTTGCAGATGGGATGACTCGTGGCCCAGTTGTGCGTCTTCCACGTGCTTGTGACTCTGCAGAAGTGAAAGCCTGGCTTGAAACATCTGAAGGGTTCGCAGTGATAAAGGAGGCATTTGACAGCACTAGCAGGTGTGTGAGTGGATTTGTATGTACATTTatgtctatttgtttattttagaaccAGTGTCATTTTCTGTGATTACCAAACATAATTGTTAACATATTACCTCCTTAAGAGCACATAACAGAATATCAACTTTAAAGCCATTCATTTAAAATGAGTAATATTTATGCTTGGttggggggaagaaaaagaatcttGATTCAAATGAATAGCTCCACAGAGgtaaattagtaagaaaaaaaagtgtgagcTAGTAATTTTGATTAGACTGTTACTTTGCCTAGGAGAgaactgtcttagaaaaaaagattttccaaaTAGGAGAGAGAAGTATTAGTATAATAGACTtactttaaataaagaaaattaaatttataaagtagCACAATCAATACAAATGATAACCACAATATAGTTTAAGCTAAcacatttgtttttatgtgaactgtgtaagtttattaagaaataattgtGACGGCgcggtggcttattcctgtaagcccaacacgttgggaggccaaggcaggcagatcacttgaggccaggagttcgagaccagcctgactgacatggcgaaaccctgtttctactcaaaatacaaaaattggttgggcatggtggcccgcgcctgtaatcccagctactcaggagactgaggcaggagaatttcttgaacctgggaggtggatgttgcagtgagctgagatcacgccattgcactccagcctgggtgacagagtgagactccatctcagaaaaataaatacataaagaataaaatacaatctTTGCTTTATTTATAGATTTGCACGTCTACAGAAACTTCATACAAGTATAGCTGGACGCAACCTTTATATCCGTTTCCAGTCCAGGTCAGGGGATGCCATGGGGATGAACATGATTTCAAAGGTAAGTGTAGGCAGAGTATCTGAAAGTACtttattaaaaggtaaatattGATTGCTATAACTCATGTTATATCAATCAGGCATTTGTTGATTGGTATTCCTTACATTTGATAGATTTAATTTAGACTTGGCATTACACATATCCTGAGTTTACTCAGGACTGGGAACAGTCTTAGTGTTGACATTTCAAAACTTTATCTAGTCAAGAGACCACCTTTGAAGCTGACCTCTTCCAGAGACTTCAAGATTCGTCTTTAAGAACACCaatataatcccagtactttgggaggccaaggcaaggagATTGCTTGGGGtctggagtttaagaccagcctgggcaacatagtgagatgccatccctacaagcaataaaaaaaaaacagctgggcatagtggcacatacctgtggtcctcGCTACacggtaggctgaggcgggaagttAGCGTGAGCCTAGGAGCTTGAGGCTAGCTTGGGCAATGTAGAAAGACCCTGACTCTGttcatccatctgtctgtctgcccGTCCATTCGTCTGTCCGTTTTCAATTTAGGATATTTTCTACTTATGTGGGGTTTACAGCCTAATAAACCTATCAAAAGTCAAGGAGCATTGCCAATAAACAGTATGGCAGTTGaacaacttaaaaatagaattaccatatgatccagcagttgcacttctgggcatatacccaaaagaactg
This window of the Rhinopithecus roxellana isolate Shanxi Qingling unplaced genomic scaffold, ASM756505v1 contig3672, whole genome shotgun sequence genome carries:
- the LOC115895907 gene encoding 3-hydroxy-3-methylglutaryl-coenzyme A reductase-like, yielding MSCRVVGNIYFWAILNVHDFGVPQGSTDSVSYNVVKTFRMHGLFVASHPWEVIVGTDVLSSDIIILTITRCIAILYIYFQFQNLRQLGSKYILGIAGLFTIFSSFVFSTVVIHFLDKELTGLNEALPFFLLLIDLSRASALAKFALSSNSQDEVRENIARGMAILGPTFTLDALVECLVIGVGTMSGVRQLEIMCCFGCMSVLANYFVFMTFFPACVSLVLELSRESREGRPIWQLSHFARVLEEEENKPNPVTQRVKMIMSLGLVLVHAHSRWIADPSPQNSTADTSKVSLGLDENVSKRIEPSVSLWQFYLSKMISMDIEQVITLSLALLLAVKYIFFEQAETESTLSLKNPITSPVVTQKKVPDNCCRREPVLVRNNQKCDSIEEETGVNRERKVEVIKPLVAETDTPNKATFVVGNSSLLDTSSVLVTQEPEIELPGEPRPNEECLQILGNAEKGAKFLSDAEIIQLVNAKHIPAYKLETLMETHERGVSIRRQLLSKKLSEPSSLQYLPYRDYNYSLVMGACCENVIGYMPIPVGVAGPLCLDGKEFQVPMATTEGCLVASTNRGCRAIDLGGGASSRVLADGMTRGPVVRLPRACDSAEVKAWLETSEGFAVIKEAFDSTSRFARLQKLHTSIAGRNLYIRFQSRSGDAMGMNMISKVSVGRVSESTLLKGKY